A DNA window from Thermosynechococcaceae cyanobacterium Okahandja contains the following coding sequences:
- a CDS encoding PhzF family phenazine biosynthesis protein, which produces MGFPLYQVDAFTSTPFGGNPAAVCVLPAFLREEQLQAIAQEMNLSETAFVVPQVTGIALRWFTPTTEVDLCGHATLAAAHALWQHQGSVGELHFHTRSGLLVARPEGEWIALDFPQQPVIPQENSDLRATLTAALGVTPTEIGQTASDLFVVLESETRVRQLTPDVAQLATLPCRGVIVTAVSHSLAYDFVSRFFAPQVGIPEDPVTGSAHCSLYPYWHERLGKETLVGYQASARGGVVKVQGGGDRVLLLGQAVTVLQGELIAPP; this is translated from the coding sequence ATGGGGTTTCCACTCTACCAAGTTGATGCGTTTACCAGTACCCCCTTTGGCGGCAACCCGGCAGCGGTATGTGTGCTGCCAGCCTTCCTGCGGGAGGAGCAGCTTCAGGCGATCGCCCAAGAAATGAACCTTTCAGAAACTGCGTTTGTTGTTCCTCAGGTAACAGGCATTGCCCTGCGTTGGTTCACGCCAACAACGGAGGTGGATTTATGTGGTCATGCCACATTAGCTGCCGCCCATGCCCTCTGGCAGCATCAGGGCAGCGTTGGTGAACTCCATTTCCACACCCGCAGTGGCTTGCTGGTGGCACGCCCAGAGGGTGAATGGATTGCCCTTGATTTTCCGCAGCAACCGGTCATCCCCCAAGAGAACAGCGACCTTAGGGCAACGCTCACTGCTGCGCTGGGGGTCACCCCTACAGAGATCGGTCAAACCGCCAGCGATCTGTTTGTGGTGCTCGAGAGCGAAACCAGGGTGCGGCAGTTAACCCCTGATGTTGCCCAACTGGCCACCCTTCCGTGTCGCGGTGTGATTGTCACCGCTGTTAGCCATTCGCTGGCCTACGACTTTGTCTCTCGCTTTTTTGCGCCACAGGTCGGTATTCCCGAAGACCCTGTGACCGGCTCTGCCCATTGCAGTCTTTATCCCTACTGGCACGAGCGCCTTGGCAAGGAGACACTGGTGGGTTATCAAGCCTCAGCACGAGGGGGGGTGGTCAAGGTGCAAGGGGGGGGCGATCGCGTTCTCCTGCTGGGTCAAGCCGTCACCGTATTGCAGGGAGAGCTAATTGCGCCTCCATAA
- a CDS encoding FHA domain-containing protein produces the protein MPAQYPQLVISTDASTYIVPLTQGNSWVIGRGKDCTIVLADRWSSRRHAMVQRLDTEDYYLIDLGSRNGCVLNGQPIQVPTLLKTGDRFVIGKTTLEFRTDEAVSTMPPETPASLQPLVLIIQPPGIQVQIWQELLRSQGLEVIVESGQINSRRIISDFITVMRRNPDVLMLDSQLETPDISKLLEWVKATYPKLRSFIIDRYDNHISPMQRQWATQNGAIDWLPALPDDNLTMYGSEIAAQLKRVLKALGRSKLEQEKLAVALLNLQLATNDDLPSQLLGEYINQPPSLPQ, from the coding sequence TTGCCTGCACAGTATCCGCAACTGGTCATCTCCACAGATGCCAGTACCTATATTGTCCCCCTCACCCAAGGTAACTCCTGGGTCATTGGCCGAGGGAAGGACTGTACCATCGTCCTTGCCGATCGCTGGTCCTCACGGCGACACGCCATGGTGCAGCGTTTAGACACCGAAGATTACTACCTGATTGACTTGGGCAGTCGCAACGGCTGTGTTCTGAACGGCCAACCCATTCAAGTACCAACCCTCCTGAAAACGGGCGATCGCTTCGTTATTGGCAAAACCACCCTAGAATTTCGCACCGACGAAGCGGTTTCCACGATGCCACCAGAAACCCCGGCGTCGCTGCAACCGCTGGTGCTCATTATTCAACCGCCCGGAATCCAAGTGCAGATTTGGCAAGAGTTGCTCCGCAGCCAAGGTTTGGAGGTCATTGTCGAGTCGGGGCAAATTAACAGTCGCCGCATTATCAGTGACTTTATTACCGTCATGCGCCGGAACCCTGACGTGCTGATGCTAGATTCCCAACTAGAGACCCCGGATATTAGCAAGCTCTTGGAGTGGGTGAAAGCAACGTATCCTAAGCTGCGCAGCTTTATTATTGACCGCTACGACAACCACATTTCGCCGATGCAGCGGCAGTGGGCCACCCAAAACGGTGCCATTGATTGGTTGCCTGCCCTCCCAGACGATAACTTGACCATGTATGGATCAGAAATTGCCGCCCAGTTAAAGCGCGTGCTCAAGGCGTTAGGGCGTTCTAAGCTAGAACAGGAAAAATTGGCGGTCGCACTCCTGAACCTGCAACTGGCCACGAATGATGATTTGCCCTCGCAATTACTGGGTGAGTACATCAATCAGCCGCCGTCTCTGCCCCAGTAG
- a CDS encoding aromatic ring-hydroxylating dioxygenase subunit alpha codes for MSTPTTTVSLHDFGSFLRDIWYFGLPAVQLKPRQLKAKVILGEPILFGRTRDGTPFALRNLCPHRGIPLHYGYFEGDNVVCPYHGWQFNRHGQCTLIPSLTSDSDVDPKQFGVLSYPVQEVQGNLWIYMPAKDRQTPKPSLEVPLVPGFSATTQPQAVQTFIFPGHLDQVFINFMDPAHAPFVHGAWWWRTRGKLFEKAKTFDPSPYGFTMRRHPLLRKSWAHHILGGHPEVEIIYRLPGIRIETNYTDRHTFCFLITLTPINEQQTELTATFYWTFPWLAPLKPLLAPFAREFINQDLRIVAKQSEGLAYNPPLTLIKEADNQAKWYYQIKREYAKAIQEQREFVNPMKTQVLRWR; via the coding sequence ATGAGTACACCGACCACAACCGTTTCACTCCATGATTTTGGCAGCTTCCTGCGGGATATTTGGTATTTTGGCTTGCCCGCCGTCCAGTTAAAGCCACGGCAACTGAAGGCCAAGGTGATTCTGGGGGAGCCAATTTTATTTGGTCGCACCCGTGATGGCACCCCCTTTGCCCTGCGCAACCTCTGCCCGCATCGTGGCATTCCACTGCACTACGGTTATTTTGAAGGGGACAACGTGGTCTGCCCTTACCATGGCTGGCAGTTTAACCGGCATGGCCAGTGCACCCTTATCCCCTCCCTCACCAGTGACAGTGACGTTGATCCCAAACAGTTTGGGGTTCTCAGTTATCCTGTGCAAGAGGTTCAAGGCAATCTCTGGATCTATATGCCCGCAAAGGATCGACAAACCCCTAAGCCCTCTTTGGAGGTGCCCCTTGTGCCCGGCTTTAGTGCCACAACTCAGCCCCAAGCAGTACAGACCTTTATTTTTCCGGGACACTTAGACCAAGTGTTTATTAACTTCATGGATCCCGCCCACGCCCCCTTTGTCCACGGGGCATGGTGGTGGCGAACCCGCGGCAAGCTCTTTGAAAAGGCTAAAACCTTTGACCCCTCCCCCTACGGCTTTACGATGCGGCGGCACCCCCTGCTGCGTAAATCGTGGGCACACCACATTTTAGGCGGTCACCCAGAGGTGGAAATTATCTACCGCTTACCCGGCATTCGCATTGAAACCAACTACACCGATCGCCACACCTTTTGCTTTTTAATTACCCTGACCCCCATTAACGAGCAGCAAACGGAACTCACGGCCACGTTTTACTGGACGTTTCCGTGGTTGGCTCCCCTCAAGCCGCTGCTGGCTCCCTTTGCCCGCGAATTTATTAACCAAGATTTGCGCATTGTGGCCAAACAAAGCGAGGGCCTTGCCTACAATCCCCCCCTGACGCTCATTAAGGAGGCGGATAACCAGGCCAAGTGGTACTACCAAATTAAGCGGGAGTACGCCAAAGCTATCCAAGAGCAGCGGGAATTTGTGAACCCCATGAAAACCCAAGTGTTGCGCTGGCGCTAG
- the cobO gene encoding cob(I)yrinic acid a,c-diamide adenosyltransferase — translation MLTDEQHRQKMQQRKAVQAQRLAERDREKGLIIVHTGNGKGKTTAALGMVLRSLGHGYRVAIIQFIKGAWEPAEKAVLSQWSDQLAFHAMGEGFTWETQDRQRDIAHATAAWELALRYLGNPDYRLVLLDEINVALKLGYLALEPILAGLTQKPAMTHVILTGRGAPPALIEAADLVTEMTLVKHPFREQGVKAQPGIEF, via the coding sequence ATGCTAACTGATGAACAACACCGGCAAAAAATGCAGCAACGCAAAGCTGTACAAGCGCAGCGTCTGGCGGAACGCGATCGCGAAAAGGGTCTGATTATTGTTCACACGGGTAACGGTAAGGGCAAAACAACTGCTGCTTTGGGCATGGTGTTGCGCAGCCTTGGCCATGGCTACCGGGTTGCCATTATTCAATTTATTAAGGGGGCATGGGAGCCTGCTGAAAAGGCCGTGCTGAGTCAGTGGTCCGATCAGTTAGCCTTCCATGCCATGGGGGAAGGGTTTACGTGGGAAACACAGGATCGGCAGCGGGATATTGCCCACGCCACGGCGGCTTGGGAGTTGGCGCTCCGCTATCTTGGGAACCCTGACTATCGCCTCGTGTTGCTGGATGAAATTAACGTTGCCCTCAAGCTTGGGTATCTAGCGCTGGAGCCAATTCTTGCGGGGTTAACCCAAAAACCAGCCATGACCCATGTGATTCTCACGGGTCGCGGCGCTCCGCCAGCCCTCATCGAGGCCGCAGATCTGGTGACGGAAATGACCCTTGTCAAACATCCCTTCCGCGAGCAGGGGGTAAAGGCGCAACCGGGGATTGAATTTTAA
- a CDS encoding L-threonylcarbamoyladenylate synthase, whose product MAEILTLHPLNPQQRTVEQIVAALRQGAIMLYPTDTVYAIGCDMNHKGAVQRVRQLKQLSNDKPVTFLCSSLSNIAHYAYVSDAAYRLMRRLIPGPYTFLLPATKLVPRLVQNPKRKTTGIRVPDHAVSQALLTALGNPIISTSARLPEDETYYVNTAELFDAFHKRVDLILDTGEPPGQQMSSILDLTVEPPALVRKGQGWENLPPELLAIE is encoded by the coding sequence ATGGCCGAAATATTGACCCTCCACCCCCTAAATCCGCAACAGCGCACCGTTGAGCAAATTGTGGCGGCGCTGCGCCAAGGGGCCATTATGCTGTATCCCACCGATACGGTCTATGCCATTGGCTGCGACATGAACCATAAGGGAGCGGTACAGCGGGTCCGCCAACTCAAGCAACTCTCTAACGACAAGCCCGTCACGTTTCTGTGCTCGTCCCTATCGAATATTGCCCACTATGCCTACGTCAGTGATGCGGCCTACCGGCTGATGCGCCGCCTGATCCCGGGTCCCTATACCTTTTTGCTCCCCGCCACCAAGCTTGTGCCCCGCCTTGTCCAAAACCCCAAACGCAAGACCACCGGTATCCGGGTACCGGATCATGCCGTGAGTCAGGCTCTCCTCACCGCTTTGGGCAACCCAATTATCTCGACCTCGGCCCGCTTACCCGAGGACGAAACCTATTATGTGAATACCGCAGAACTCTTTGATGCCTTCCACAAGCGCGTTGATCTGATCCTTGATACGGGGGAGCCGCCCGGGCAGCAAATGTCGAGTATTCTTGACCTAACGGTGGAACCGCCCGCATTAGTGCGTAAAGGACAGGGCTGGGAGAACCTCCCGCCAGAATTATTGGCGATAGAGTAA
- the ndk gene encoding nucleoside-diphosphate kinase: MERTFLAIKPDGVQRGLVGTIIQRFEQKGYTLVGLKMLRVSRELAEQHYGEHKDKPFFPGLVNFITSGPVVAMVWEGRGVIAAARKLIGATNPLNAEPGTLRGDFGVDVGRNIIHGSDAPETAEREINLWFQTQELVPWEPSLTSWVYEM; the protein is encoded by the coding sequence GTGGAACGGACATTTCTAGCCATTAAGCCCGACGGCGTCCAGCGTGGGCTGGTGGGGACGATTATCCAACGATTTGAGCAAAAAGGCTATACCTTGGTGGGGCTGAAAATGCTGCGGGTGAGCCGCGAACTGGCGGAGCAACACTACGGGGAGCACAAGGACAAGCCCTTCTTTCCCGGTTTAGTTAACTTTATTACCTCGGGTCCGGTGGTAGCCATGGTCTGGGAAGGCCGTGGCGTAATTGCCGCTGCCCGTAAACTCATTGGTGCTACAAACCCCCTCAATGCTGAACCCGGCACCCTGCGCGGTGACTTTGGTGTGGATGTGGGGCGCAATATCATCCATGGCTCCGATGCGCCCGAAACAGCAGAGCGGGAAATTAACCTTTGGTTCCAAACCCAAGAATTGGTACCTTGGGAGCCATCGCTTACCTCTTGGGTGTACGAGATGTAG
- the trmD gene encoding tRNA (guanosine(37)-N1)-methyltransferase TrmD yields the protein MRFDIITLFPEFFSSPLKTGLMAKALARGIASVVLTNPRDFTEDRHHKVDDEPYGGGVGMVMKPAPLFAAVESLPVLPRREIIYVTPQGQPLRQQHLWQWARECHQLVILCGHYEGVDERVIEHLVTQEISIGDFVLTCGEIPALTILNGVLRLLPGTVGKPESLHQDSFEEGLLDYPHYTRPAEFRGWSVPPVLLSGDHGKIAAWRKAQQIQRTQQRRPDLYQRWLAEHP from the coding sequence ATGCGGTTTGACATTATTACCCTCTTTCCTGAATTTTTCAGTAGCCCCCTCAAGACAGGTCTAATGGCCAAAGCCCTAGCCCGGGGCATTGCCAGCGTTGTGCTCACCAACCCCCGCGACTTTACCGAGGATCGGCACCACAAAGTGGATGACGAACCCTACGGCGGGGGTGTAGGCATGGTGATGAAGCCCGCCCCCCTCTTTGCGGCGGTGGAATCGCTACCCGTTTTGCCGCGACGGGAAATTATTTATGTGACCCCCCAAGGTCAGCCCCTGCGCCAACAGCATCTGTGGCAATGGGCAAGGGAGTGCCATCAACTGGTGATCCTGTGTGGCCACTACGAAGGGGTGGACGAGCGCGTGATTGAGCATTTGGTCACCCAAGAAATTTCCATTGGCGATTTTGTCCTCACCTGTGGCGAAATTCCCGCCCTGACCATTCTTAACGGCGTACTGCGGCTGTTGCCCGGCACCGTGGGCAAGCCCGAGTCCCTGCATCAAGATAGTTTTGAAGAGGGGTTGCTCGACTATCCCCACTACACGCGACCGGCAGAGTTTCGCGGCTGGTCAGTGCCGCCGGTGCTGCTTTCAGGCGACCATGGCAAAATTGCCGCATGGCGCAAAGCCCAGCAAATTCAGCGTACCCAGCAGCGCCGCCCCGATCTGTACCAGCGATGGCTGGCAGAGCACCCCTAG
- the scpB gene encoding SMC-Scp complex subunit ScpB, with the protein MATEPDSRPVSEAALADLAELTMRVEAILYLKAQPLSLSQLAELAGREATAVELALIELLNDYAHRQTALEIVEVEGKYSLQLKPRYQDLVQSLVPVELGIGVQRTLAMIAFRGPIRQTELIELRGSSAYQHIHELIELGFVQRRRESHGRSYTLQVTERFHQYFAVDQLPAATGAETAAD; encoded by the coding sequence ATGGCTACTGAACCGGATTCCCGGCCCGTCTCTGAAGCAGCCTTGGCCGACCTTGCCGAGTTAACCATGCGGGTGGAAGCTATCCTCTATCTTAAGGCGCAACCCTTGAGCCTCAGCCAATTAGCGGAGTTGGCCGGGCGTGAGGCTACTGCTGTGGAACTGGCGCTCATTGAGCTACTCAATGACTATGCGCACCGTCAAACGGCCCTGGAAATTGTGGAAGTCGAGGGCAAGTATAGCCTGCAACTCAAGCCACGCTACCAGGATTTGGTGCAGTCTCTGGTGCCCGTTGAGTTGGGCATTGGGGTGCAGCGCACGTTGGCGATGATTGCTTTCCGTGGGCCGATTCGCCAAACCGAACTGATTGAACTGCGAGGCTCCAGTGCCTATCAACACATTCATGAGCTAATCGAGCTTGGTTTTGTCCAACGGCGCCGGGAAAGCCATGGCCGCTCCTATACCCTACAGGTGACCGAACGCTTTCATCAGTATTTTGCCGTGGATCAGTTGCCCGCTGCTACTGGGGCAGAGACGGCGGCTGATTGA
- the rplL gene encoding 50S ribosomal protein L7/L12, protein MSAATDEILEKLKSLTLLEAAELVKQIEEAFGVSAAAPVGGVVMAAPAAGAAAPAEEVEEKTAFDVILEEVPADKKIAVLKVVRSLTGLGLKEAKEVVESTPKPVKEGATKEDAEAAKKELEEAGAKVSIK, encoded by the coding sequence ATGTCTGCTGCAACTGATGAAATTCTTGAAAAGTTGAAATCGTTGACCCTCTTGGAAGCCGCCGAACTGGTCAAGCAAATTGAAGAAGCCTTTGGCGTCAGTGCGGCGGCACCGGTTGGTGGTGTGGTGATGGCTGCTCCTGCCGCAGGTGCGGCTGCTCCGGCAGAGGAAGTGGAAGAGAAAACCGCCTTTGATGTCATCCTCGAAGAAGTGCCCGCCGACAAGAAAATTGCCGTCCTGAAAGTGGTGCGTTCCTTGACAGGGCTTGGGCTGAAGGAAGCCAAAGAGGTGGTGGAATCCACCCCCAAACCGGTGAAAGAGGGTGCCACCAAGGAAGATGCCGAAGCCGCCAAGAAAGAACTGGAAGAGGCGGGTGCCAAAGTCAGCATCAAGTAG
- a CDS encoding DUF475 domain-containing protein → MIDDLLELSPNWGVDTLLLLVVLLALEAILSADNAIALAALVQGIEDPHEQRNALNLGLAISYIFRIGLIFTATWVLRFWQFELAGALYLLWLAIKYFFFTKEPEHDHERVIRSFWQAVPLLALADLAFSLDSVTTAIALSDERWLVLLGGTIGVIMLRFMAELFIRWLQEFPRLEDAGYLTVTLVGLRLLLRVVNDTLVPPDWVMISLIGLCFLWGFSKKRGVEENPTPPTVTTTPSQEPTSRTPKR, encoded by the coding sequence ATGATTGATGATTTGCTGGAACTTTCACCCAATTGGGGGGTGGACACGCTATTATTACTGGTGGTGTTGTTGGCGCTAGAAGCGATTCTTTCTGCTGATAATGCTATTGCCCTTGCGGCACTGGTGCAAGGTATTGAAGATCCCCACGAGCAACGCAATGCCCTGAATTTGGGCTTGGCTATCTCTTATATTTTTCGCATTGGCCTCATTTTTACGGCAACATGGGTGCTCAGGTTCTGGCAGTTTGAACTGGCAGGCGCACTGTACCTGCTCTGGTTGGCCATTAAGTACTTTTTCTTTACCAAGGAGCCGGAGCACGACCACGAGCGCGTCATTCGTTCCTTTTGGCAGGCGGTGCCCCTGTTAGCCCTTGCAGATCTTGCCTTTTCCTTAGATAGCGTCACGACGGCGATCGCCCTCTCGGATGAGCGCTGGTTGGTACTCCTAGGGGGCACTATTGGCGTGATTATGCTGCGGTTTATGGCGGAGTTATTTATTCGCTGGTTACAGGAGTTTCCCCGCCTTGAGGATGCGGGCTATTTAACCGTGACGCTGGTGGGCTTGCGGCTGCTGTTGCGGGTGGTGAACGACACGCTGGTTCCCCCAGACTGGGTGATGATTAGCCTCATTGGTCTTTGTTTTCTCTGGGGCTTTTCCAAAAAACGCGGGGTGGAGGAGAACCCAACCCCGCCTACTGTAACAACCACTCCATCGCAGGAGCCTACATCTCGTACACCCAAGAGGTAA
- a CDS encoding S49 family peptidase produces the protein MTRSLPPFWPSVVHRCGTIFFGTLAFFFTLGVVGISTTLFFAILGVLLTPAEQQSPYQHVSGKENSRDRILVIDVIGPILGSPQNEEDTLFSSIIGVTYGYQVQQDLEAAAEDESVKAILLNVVTPGGTIFGSQAIADGITAYREATQKPVYAFVEGLSASGGVWAMVAADKIYADHGSLIGSIGIIGPSVLFYDRPTSLDSGLFQGGVTANTIEERTLSAGRGKDFGNPFRRLSPAEIQVFQAGLEQEYSRFVAHVAKFRGIDPNVIRNQMGAMVFSNDQAQQYRLIDGTLSRPQVITALATAAQLEEDYAVVRRRRDRTPLINQLFGVQPARPSQQEQFRWQQQQLCPLAQQRALAYYGQLASLCRP, from the coding sequence ATGACTCGTTCTCTTCCGCCGTTTTGGCCATCTGTTGTGCACCGCTGCGGCACTATCTTTTTCGGTACTCTTGCCTTCTTCTTTACCTTGGGGGTTGTGGGCATCAGTACCACCCTATTTTTTGCCATCTTAGGCGTACTGCTGACCCCCGCCGAACAGCAAAGCCCTTACCAGCACGTTAGTGGCAAGGAAAATAGTCGCGATCGCATTCTTGTCATTGATGTAATTGGGCCAATCCTCGGCAGCCCCCAAAACGAGGAAGATACCCTATTTTCCTCGATTATTGGTGTAACCTACGGCTACCAAGTGCAGCAGGACTTAGAAGCCGCGGCTGAGGACGAGAGTGTCAAAGCCATTCTGCTCAATGTTGTCACCCCCGGCGGGACAATTTTTGGCTCTCAGGCGATCGCCGACGGCATTACCGCCTACCGTGAAGCCACTCAAAAACCCGTCTATGCCTTTGTGGAAGGGCTGTCCGCCTCTGGGGGAGTTTGGGCAATGGTGGCCGCCGATAAAATCTACGCGGACCACGGTAGCCTCATTGGTAGTATTGGCATTATTGGCCCGAGTGTCCTCTTCTACGATCGCCCCACCAGCCTCGATAGCGGTCTATTCCAGGGCGGTGTCACGGCCAACACCATTGAAGAGCGCACCCTCAGTGCCGGTCGTGGCAAAGACTTTGGCAACCCCTTCCGCCGCCTTAGCCCCGCTGAAATTCAAGTGTTCCAAGCGGGTCTAGAGCAGGAGTACAGTCGCTTTGTGGCTCATGTGGCCAAGTTTCGTGGCATTGACCCCAACGTCATCCGCAACCAAATGGGCGCAATGGTGTTCAGCAACGATCAGGCGCAGCAGTATCGCCTCATTGACGGTACCCTCAGCCGCCCACAGGTCATCACGGCGCTGGCCACAGCGGCGCAGTTAGAGGAAGACTATGCAGTGGTTCGACGACGGCGCGATCGCACCCCTCTCATTAACCAACTCTTTGGCGTGCAGCCCGCTCGCCCCTCCCAGCAGGAGCAGTTCCGTTGGCAACAGCAGCAACTGTGCCCCCTTGCCCAGCAGCGCGCCCTTGCCTACTACGGTCAACTTGCCTCCCTATGCCGACCCTAA
- the cobA gene encoding uroporphyrinogen-III C-methyltransferase has product MSEPVILGKVYLVGAGPGDVGLLTVRAKSLLECADVVLYDALISPEILQIINPHARQIHVGKRRGNHTLSQAQISEQLIALAHEHAVIVRLKGGDPFIFGRGGEECLALVEAGIPVEVVPGVTSGIAAPAYAQIPLTHRDLSSSVVFVTGHEAAGRYQPRVNWSALATAVDTIVIYMGLHHLGEIVPALLAGGRSPQTPLGFIEAGTTPQQRVVVTTLGGAIATCAQEQIQTPALIVLGDVVNLRQYWQYSP; this is encoded by the coding sequence ATGAGTGAGCCGGTAATTCTCGGTAAAGTGTACCTCGTGGGGGCAGGGCCAGGGGATGTTGGCCTCTTAACGGTGCGTGCCAAAAGCCTGTTGGAATGCGCCGATGTGGTGCTCTACGATGCCCTCATTAGCCCTGAAATTTTGCAGATCATCAACCCCCACGCCCGCCAAATTCACGTGGGGAAGCGGCGCGGCAATCATACGCTCTCGCAGGCGCAAATTAGTGAGCAACTCATTGCCTTAGCCCATGAGCACGCAGTCATTGTGCGGCTGAAAGGGGGGGATCCCTTTATTTTTGGCCGGGGGGGGGAAGAGTGCCTAGCCTTGGTAGAGGCGGGCATTCCAGTGGAGGTAGTGCCTGGGGTCACCAGTGGCATTGCCGCACCCGCCTATGCCCAGATTCCGTTAACGCACCGTGACTTGAGTTCGTCGGTAGTGTTTGTAACCGGTCATGAGGCGGCAGGCCGCTATCAGCCGCGGGTCAATTGGTCAGCGTTGGCCACAGCGGTGGATACCATCGTCATTTATATGGGGTTGCACCATTTAGGCGAGATTGTGCCCGCCCTGTTAGCGGGGGGGCGATCGCCCCAGACTCCCCTAGGGTTTATTGAAGCGGGCACCACACCCCAGCAGCGGGTTGTTGTTACCACCCTTGGCGGCGCGATCGCCACCTGCGCCCAAGAGCAGATTCAAACCCCCGCCCTGATTGTCCTTGGGGATGTCGTAAACCTGCGACAATACTGGCAGTACTCCCCTTGA
- a CDS encoding valine--pyruvate transaminase, with translation MNPALSQIGQQMSQLTGVRAIMKDIIETLRLNRGQDLINLSAGNPLIVPEVEQLWRECTQELMASPEFGQVVCRYGTSQGYEPLIAAVVDDFNRRYGLKLTEHNVLVTPGSQAIYFFAANAFGGPAVNGHAKKVVLPLSPEYTGYGGVSLTPHTVVAYRPRLDIFEAEHAFKYRPDFQQLHIDETTGCVIFSRPCNPTGNVLTDVEVRQIADMALPYGVPVLIDAAYGPPYPSLNFTELVPVFGGNIVHCLSLSKAGLPGERVGIAIGDRDILSVLEAFQTNACIHASRYGQAIAALAIANGALAEVSVSTIRPFYQRKFSILEETLRTALPQDVPWFLHRGEGAIFAWLWLRDLPMSDWSLYQHLKQAGVIVVPGSSFFPGLSDDWRHKQECLRISLTASDEEIVLGMERLAATITQIYQEASPRPAEQPWQISEAGMRP, from the coding sequence ATGAATCCTGCCCTTTCCCAGATTGGCCAGCAAATGTCCCAATTAACGGGAGTACGGGCAATTATGAAGGATATTATTGAAACGCTGCGGCTCAATCGGGGTCAAGACTTAATTAACCTGAGTGCCGGTAACCCGCTGATTGTACCGGAGGTGGAGCAACTGTGGCGGGAATGCACCCAAGAACTGATGGCCAGCCCCGAATTTGGCCAGGTGGTGTGCCGCTACGGCACCAGTCAAGGCTATGAACCGCTCATTGCGGCGGTGGTGGATGATTTTAACCGTCGCTATGGCTTAAAGCTCACAGAGCACAATGTCCTTGTGACTCCGGGGAGCCAAGCAATTTATTTTTTTGCCGCCAATGCCTTTGGTGGTCCCGCGGTGAATGGTCACGCCAAAAAAGTGGTGCTGCCCCTTAGCCCTGAATATACCGGCTATGGGGGGGTGAGTTTAACGCCCCATACCGTGGTAGCCTATCGTCCGCGCCTTGATATTTTTGAAGCGGAGCACGCCTTTAAGTATCGCCCAGATTTTCAGCAGCTTCACATTGACGAAACCACCGGCTGCGTCATTTTTTCGCGTCCCTGTAACCCCACCGGCAATGTCCTTACGGATGTGGAGGTGCGTCAAATTGCGGACATGGCGCTGCCCTACGGGGTGCCGGTGCTGATTGATGCCGCCTATGGTCCTCCCTATCCCAGCTTGAATTTTACGGAACTGGTGCCCGTCTTTGGGGGCAACATCGTTCACTGTCTGAGTTTGTCGAAGGCCGGACTGCCGGGGGAGCGGGTGGGGATTGCCATTGGCGATCGCGACATTCTTAGTGTGCTGGAAGCCTTTCAGACCAATGCCTGTATTCATGCCTCCCGTTACGGACAGGCGATCGCCGCTCTTGCCATTGCCAATGGTGCCTTGGCGGAGGTTTCGGTGAGCACGATCCGTCCCTTTTACCAGCGCAAATTTAGCATTTTGGAAGAGACGCTCAGAACCGCCTTACCCCAAGATGTGCCTTGGTTCTTGCACCGCGGCGAAGGGGCAATTTTTGCGTGGCTATGGCTGCGGGATTTACCCATGAGCGACTGGTCTCTCTACCAGCACTTGAAGCAGGCGGGCGTAATTGTCGTGCCCGGCAGTTCCTTTTTCCCGGGGCTGAGTGACGACTGGCGGCACAAGCAAGAGTGTTTACGCATTAGTCTTACTGCCAGTGACGAGGAAATTGTCCTAGGGATGGAGCGCTTGGCAGCAACCATTACCCAAATTTATCAGGAAGCTTCGCCGCGTCCTGCGGAGCAACCATGGCAGATTTCCGAAGCGGGTATGCGACCATAG